From one Rubrobacter xylanophilus genomic stretch:
- the cobI gene encoding precorrin-2 C(20)-methyltransferase — MSGVLVGVGVGPGDPELLTLAGLRALREADAVFVPVGDAGERGRAEAVVRAHLGAGRVRRLVFALSGDAAALERNRRRAAREVAEHLRRGERCAFATLGDPNVYSTFTHLARAVREEVPDVEVRTVPGITAMQDLASRSGTVLLEGRDRLALLPLTAGEEALGAALGDFETVVCYKGGGRMAEVLRVAEEAGRLGGAVYGARLGVEGEEILPAREVRGREAPYLSTVIFPRREGEPRG, encoded by the coding sequence GTGAGCGGGGTGCTCGTCGGGGTCGGTGTGGGACCGGGGGACCCGGAGCTCCTGACGCTCGCCGGTCTGCGCGCCCTGCGGGAGGCAGATGCGGTCTTCGTCCCGGTGGGGGATGCGGGAGAGAGGGGCCGGGCGGAGGCGGTGGTGCGGGCGCATCTGGGGGCGGGGCGGGTGAGGCGGCTCGTCTTCGCCCTCTCCGGCGATGCGGCCGCGCTCGAGCGCAACCGGAGAAGAGCCGCCCGGGAGGTGGCGGAGCACCTGCGGCGGGGGGAGCGTTGCGCCTTCGCCACCCTCGGGGACCCCAACGTCTACTCCACCTTCACCCATCTCGCGCGGGCGGTGAGGGAGGAGGTGCCGGACGTGGAGGTGCGTACGGTGCCCGGGATCACGGCGATGCAGGATCTGGCCTCCCGCAGCGGCACGGTGCTGCTGGAGGGGAGGGACCGGCTGGCGCTCCTCCCGCTCACGGCGGGGGAGGAGGCGCTCGGGGCGGCCCTCGGGGACTTCGAGACCGTGGTCTGCTACAAGGGTGGCGGCCGGATGGCGGAGGTGCTGCGGGTGGCAGAGGAGGCCGGACGGCTGGGGGGCGCGGTCTACGGCGCCCGGCTCGGGGTGGAGGGAGAGGAGATCCTGCCCGCGCGGGAGGTGCGCGGCCGGGAGGCCCCTTATCTCTCGACGGTGATCTTCCCCCGCAGGGAAGGAGAGCCCCGTGGGTAG
- the cobS gene encoding adenosylcobinamide-GDP ribazoletransferase, which yields MRMLEDFARALGFLTVLPLPCSPRDESGSFGRSFGWFPAVGLLLGALLGGGALAAGAVLPPPVSAALVVALWVLLTGGLHLDGLMDTCDGLFAAKSPRERLEIMSDTHPGAFGVLGAVCVLLVKYGALLSLLRTDALLLLAGLLFAPVLGRWTMAAAAILLPYARHGESLGGRFRRGAGRAQLALASGWMLAVFAALAPVQGVRTVAALAAGLTLAGALVVLALRRLSGLTGDVYGGLGELAEAGALAAFVAGCCR from the coding sequence ATGAGGATGCTGGAGGACTTCGCCCGCGCCCTGGGGTTCCTCACGGTGCTCCCCCTCCCGTGCTCCCCGCGGGATGAGTCGGGCTCCTTCGGCCGTTCCTTCGGCTGGTTCCCGGCGGTGGGGCTGCTGCTGGGCGCGCTCCTCGGCGGGGGCGCGCTCGCGGCGGGCGCCGTCCTCCCCCCGCCGGTCTCGGCGGCGCTCGTCGTGGCGCTGTGGGTGCTCTTGACCGGCGGGCTGCACCTGGACGGGCTGATGGACACCTGCGACGGGCTCTTCGCCGCGAAGAGCCCGCGGGAGCGGCTCGAGATCATGTCGGATACTCACCCGGGAGCCTTCGGGGTGCTGGGGGCGGTCTGCGTGCTCCTGGTGAAGTACGGGGCGCTCCTCTCGCTGCTGCGGACAGACGCGTTGCTCCTCCTCGCCGGGCTTCTCTTCGCTCCGGTGCTCGGGAGGTGGACGATGGCCGCGGCGGCGATCCTCCTGCCCTACGCGCGGCACGGGGAGAGCCTCGGGGGGCGCTTCCGGCGCGGAGCCGGACGGGCGCAGCTCGCCCTCGCCTCGGGCTGGATGCTCGCGGTCTTCGCCGCCCTCGCCCCGGTGCAGGGGGTGCGGACGGTCGCGGCGCTCGCTGCGGGGCTCACCCTCGCCGGTGCCCTCGTCGTCCTCGCGCTCCGCAGGCTCTCCGGGCTCACCGGGGACGTCTACGGGGGCTTGGGGGAGCTCGCAGAGGCCGGCGCTTTGGCCGCGTTCGTTGCGGGGTGCTGCCGGTGA
- a CDS encoding 4Fe-4S dicluster domain-containing protein produces MRVFAVTGDCAGCGACLRTCPERAIRPAPRGSPAPLVVLEDRCTGCAECAEVCPVVACVQVEEGEERD; encoded by the coding sequence ATGAGGGTCTTCGCGGTGACGGGGGACTGCGCGGGCTGCGGCGCCTGTCTCAGGACGTGTCCGGAGCGGGCGATCCGACCGGCACCCCGGGGGAGCCCCGCGCCCCTCGTGGTGCTCGAGGACCGCTGCACCGGGTGTGCCGAGTGCGCCGAGGTCTGCCCGGTCGTCGCCTGCGTGCAGGTGGAAGAAGGGGAGGAGCGGGATTGA
- a CDS encoding cobyrinate a,c-diamide synthase — protein sequence MVEIPRFVVAGTHSGVGKTTVSSGIMAALAARGFRVAPFKVGPDFIDPSYHALAAGRPGRNLDPFLCGEDLIGPLFSHGARGADVAVIEGVMGLFDGKSGGGDFASTAHVARLLGAPVLLVVDASAMARSAAAVVHGYASFDPRVRVGGVILNRVGSEAHERMLREAVEPLGVPVLGVLRRDAGLAAPERHLGLIPAAERRREAQRTLSRLGASVARGIDLEGILRLARSAGPLEAEPWSPEAPEPVPGVRVAVASGPAFSFLYRENLELLRGAGAEVLFFDPAADEGLPEGADALYLGGGFPEAYAAELSENRPLREAVRRFAAEERPVVAECGGLLYLVRSLDGREMCGVLDAGARMTDRLTLGYREARALTASLLAGAGEEVRGHEFHYSVVEPPAGESPAWDLAGRGPEGFVAGGVHASYLHLHWAARPEMPRRLVRVAAGVRA from the coding sequence GTGGTAGAGATCCCACGCTTCGTCGTCGCCGGGACCCACTCCGGGGTCGGGAAGACCACCGTCTCCTCGGGGATAATGGCCGCGCTCGCCGCGAGGGGTTTCCGGGTGGCCCCCTTCAAGGTCGGACCGGACTTCATAGACCCCTCCTACCACGCCCTCGCCGCCGGACGCCCCGGGCGCAACCTGGATCCCTTCCTCTGCGGCGAGGACCTCATCGGGCCGCTCTTCTCCCACGGCGCGCGGGGGGCGGACGTCGCCGTGATAGAGGGGGTGATGGGCCTCTTCGACGGCAAAAGCGGCGGCGGGGACTTCGCCTCGACCGCCCACGTGGCGAGGCTGCTGGGGGCACCGGTGCTTCTGGTCGTCGACGCTTCGGCCATGGCCCGCTCGGCGGCGGCGGTGGTGCACGGATACGCGAGCTTCGACCCGCGGGTGAGGGTGGGCGGTGTGATACTGAACCGCGTCGGCTCGGAGGCCCACGAGCGGATGTTGCGGGAGGCGGTCGAGCCCCTGGGCGTTCCCGTCTTGGGTGTCCTGCGCCGCGACGCCGGGCTCGCCGCCCCGGAGCGCCACCTGGGGCTGATCCCGGCCGCCGAGCGCCGGCGGGAGGCGCAGAGGACGCTCTCCCGGCTCGGGGCGTCCGTCGCGCGGGGCATAGATCTGGAGGGGATTTTGCGTCTCGCCCGCTCCGCCGGGCCGCTGGAGGCGGAGCCCTGGAGCCCGGAGGCCCCGGAGCCCGTCCCGGGCGTGCGGGTCGCGGTCGCCTCCGGTCCGGCCTTCAGCTTCCTCTACCGGGAGAACCTGGAGCTGCTGCGCGGGGCGGGGGCGGAGGTTCTCTTCTTCGACCCCGCAGCGGACGAGGGGCTCCCCGAAGGGGCGGACGCGCTCTACCTGGGCGGCGGGTTCCCGGAGGCCTACGCCGCGGAGCTCTCGGAGAACCGGCCCCTGAGGGAGGCGGTGCGCCGCTTCGCCGCGGAGGAGAGGCCGGTGGTCGCCGAGTGCGGGGGACTCCTGTACCTGGTGCGCAGCCTGGACGGGAGGGAGATGTGCGGGGTACTGGACGCCGGGGCCCGGATGACGGACCGGCTCACGCTGGGCTACCGGGAGGCGCGGGCCCTGACGGCCTCGCTGCTCGCCGGGGCCGGTGAGGAGGTGCGGGGCCACGAGTTCCACTACTCCGTGGTTGAGCCCCCGGCCGGGGAGAGCCCGGCGTGGGATCTCGCGGGGAGAGGGCCGGAGGGGTTCGTCGCCGGCGGGGTGCACGCGAGCTACCTGCACCTCCACTGGGCGGCCCGTCCGGAGATGCCGCGCCGCCTGGTGCGGGTTGCGGCGGGGGTGCGGGCGTGA
- a CDS encoding sirohydrochlorin chelatase, producing the protein MEMKPEGSDVGLLVVGHGSRDPRAAGEFRRLVGAVRERAPGLAVEGGFIELSPPPVSEAVRSLVEGGVRSIAAVPLMLLAAGHAKDDIPATLVRERLTHPGLSFRYGRALGIRPELLELVDERIRAAVPEGEREETAVLLVGRGSSDPDANSDLAKVARLFYEGRPYPLVEHAFVSLTPPDVPTALEKLRRLGFHRVAVFSYFLFTGVLEERIRHQSASFAAEHPGFGVSYAGYFGPEARVADLVLERYREALRGDIRMNCDVCVHRVALPGFEEKVGAPATPHYHPDEPGHHHHGHHH; encoded by the coding sequence ATGGAGATGAAACCTGAGGGCTCGGACGTTGGGCTTCTCGTCGTTGGGCACGGTAGCCGCGATCCTCGGGCGGCCGGGGAGTTCCGGCGGCTGGTCGGCGCGGTCCGGGAGCGGGCCCCGGGTCTGGCCGTGGAGGGCGGGTTCATCGAGCTCTCGCCCCCGCCGGTCTCGGAGGCCGTCCGGTCGCTCGTGGAGGGCGGGGTCCGCAGCATCGCCGCCGTGCCCCTGATGCTGCTCGCCGCCGGGCACGCCAAGGACGACATCCCCGCCACCCTGGTGCGCGAGCGGCTCACCCATCCCGGCCTCTCCTTCCGCTACGGCCGGGCGCTCGGGATCCGGCCGGAACTGCTCGAGCTGGTGGACGAGCGGATCCGCGCCGCCGTTCCCGAAGGGGAGCGGGAGGAGACCGCCGTCCTCCTCGTGGGCCGCGGCTCCTCCGACCCGGACGCCAACTCGGACCTCGCCAAGGTGGCCCGGCTCTTCTACGAGGGGCGTCCCTACCCGCTGGTGGAACACGCCTTCGTGAGCCTCACGCCCCCGGACGTACCCACCGCCCTCGAGAAGCTGCGCCGCCTGGGCTTCCACCGGGTGGCGGTCTTCTCCTACTTCCTCTTCACCGGGGTGCTGGAGGAGCGGATCCGGCACCAGAGCGCATCCTTCGCCGCGGAACACCCGGGGTTTGGGGTCTCCTATGCCGGCTACTTCGGCCCCGAGGCCCGCGTCGCAGACCTCGTCCTGGAGCGCTACCGGGAAGCCCTGCGGGGAGACATCCGGATGAACTGCGACGTCTGCGTCCACCGGGTGGCCCTGCCGGGTTTCGAGGAGAAGGTCGGCGCCCCCGCGACCCCCCACTACCACCCCGACGAGCCGGGGCATCACCACCATGGGCACCACCACTGA
- a CDS encoding cobalt-precorrin-5B (C(1))-methyltransferase, with the protein MAPERKRLREPSMPPSMARVRGGKLRTGWTTGTCAAAAAKAAARALVTGEVQERVEVRLPKKGEERRVGFEVERCELGEGWAEAVVVKDAGDDPDVTHGAHLTARVSWREEPGVELDRGEGVGVVTKPGLGLPVGAPAINPVPRRMILYSLREALDPEERGVRVVISVPGGEEMARKTTNPRLGIVGGISILGTTGIVRPFSTAAWAASVIQAIDVMAAQGGDTFVLSTGGLTERAAMRLLPQLEEVCFIEVGDFTGRAVRHAAGRGLRRGFFVGMAGKLAKLASGVMMTHWTRSRVDTELLARITREAGGDARLAGEVRRANSARHAYELWREAGLSGAPDLLCARVAENLREHAGGTLEMHAIMVDFDTLEPVGSSPGALELTAWRG; encoded by the coding sequence ATGGCACCTGAGAGGAAGAGGCTCAGAGAACCCTCCATGCCCCCGAGCATGGCCCGGGTCAGGGGCGGGAAGCTCAGGACCGGCTGGACCACCGGCACCTGCGCCGCGGCGGCGGCGAAGGCCGCGGCGCGGGCCCTCGTGACCGGGGAGGTGCAGGAGCGGGTGGAGGTGAGGCTCCCCAAGAAAGGCGAGGAGCGGCGGGTCGGGTTCGAGGTCGAGCGGTGCGAGCTGGGGGAGGGGTGGGCCGAGGCCGTGGTTGTCAAGGATGCCGGGGACGACCCGGACGTTACCCACGGGGCGCACCTCACCGCCCGGGTCTCGTGGCGGGAGGAGCCGGGGGTGGAGCTGGACCGCGGGGAGGGGGTGGGGGTGGTCACGAAGCCGGGGCTGGGGCTTCCCGTCGGGGCCCCGGCCATAAACCCCGTGCCGCGGCGCATGATCCTCTACTCTCTCAGAGAGGCGCTCGATCCGGAGGAGCGGGGGGTGCGGGTGGTCATCAGCGTCCCCGGCGGGGAGGAGATGGCGCGGAAGACCACCAACCCCCGGCTGGGGATCGTCGGCGGGATCTCCATCCTGGGGACCACCGGGATCGTGCGCCCCTTCTCCACCGCCGCCTGGGCGGCGAGCGTGATCCAGGCCATAGACGTAATGGCCGCCCAGGGCGGCGACACCTTCGTGCTCTCCACCGGCGGGCTCACCGAGCGGGCGGCGATGCGCCTCCTGCCGCAGCTGGAGGAGGTCTGCTTTATCGAGGTGGGGGACTTCACCGGCAGGGCGGTCCGGCACGCCGCCGGAAGGGGCCTCCGGCGCGGTTTCTTCGTGGGGATGGCGGGGAAGCTCGCCAAGCTGGCCTCCGGGGTGATGATGACCCACTGGACCCGCTCGCGGGTGGACACGGAGCTGCTCGCGCGGATCACCCGCGAGGCCGGGGGGGACGCGCGCCTCGCCGGGGAAGTGCGGCGGGCCAACAGCGCCCGCCACGCCTACGAGCTGTGGCGGGAGGCCGGGCTCTCGGGGGCCCCGGACCTGCTCTGTGCCCGGGTGGCGGAGAACCTGCGCGAGCACGCCGGAGGTACTCTGGAGATGCACGCGATCATGGTGGACTTCGACACTTTAGAGCCGGTGGGATCTAGCCCGGGCGCGCTGGAGCTCACGGCGTGGAGGGGATGA
- the cobM gene encoding precorrin-4 C(11)-methyltransferase, translating to MGRVWFIGAGPGAPDLLTLRGARLISEADVVVWARSLVHEGVLEHAREGAEVIESSSLPLEGVREVYERAAAENLKVARIHSGDPSLYGALMEQIELCEELGLGWEIVPGVSSLGAAAAALGRELTVPEVSQSVILTRRAVRTPMPENESIPRFAAHGTTMAIFLSAARPRVLQEELLAGGYPPETPCAVVYRASWPDERILECPLRELAERIRRAGIKRQALILVGPALAAGGRRSRLYSPDFSHMFRRAEGEDGT from the coding sequence GTGGGTAGGGTGTGGTTCATCGGGGCGGGGCCGGGGGCGCCGGACCTGCTGACGCTGCGGGGGGCGCGCCTCATCTCCGAGGCGGACGTCGTGGTCTGGGCCAGGAGCCTGGTGCACGAGGGCGTTCTGGAGCACGCCCGGGAGGGGGCCGAGGTGATCGAATCGTCCTCCCTCCCGCTGGAGGGGGTGCGCGAGGTCTACGAGCGGGCCGCCGCCGAGAACCTCAAGGTCGCCCGCATCCACTCCGGGGATCCGAGCCTCTACGGGGCCCTGATGGAGCAGATAGAGCTCTGCGAGGAACTCGGGCTCGGGTGGGAGATCGTGCCGGGCGTCTCCTCGCTCGGGGCCGCGGCCGCGGCGCTGGGGAGGGAGCTTACGGTCCCGGAGGTCTCCCAGTCGGTGATCCTGACCCGCCGGGCGGTGCGCACCCCGATGCCGGAGAACGAGAGCATACCGCGCTTCGCGGCCCACGGGACGACGATGGCCATCTTCCTCTCCGCCGCCCGCCCGCGCGTTCTGCAGGAGGAGCTGCTCGCGGGCGGTTACCCGCCGGAGACCCCCTGCGCGGTGGTCTACCGGGCGAGCTGGCCCGACGAGCGTATCCTGGAGTGTCCCCTGCGGGAGCTCGCAGAGCGCATCCGGAGGGCGGGGATAAAGCGGCAGGCTCTGATCCTGGTGGGACCGGCCCTCGCGGCGGGCGGCCGGCGTTCCCGCCTCTACAGCCCGGACTTCTCGCACATGTTCCGCCGGGCGGAGGGGGAGGATGGCACCTGA
- the cobJ gene encoding precorrin-3B C(17)-methyltransferase yields MIGLVAATENGRRRARRLSRLWPGARLYEGGPREAVRRAWGECEGLVLFMASGAAVRLVAPLLGDKRRDPGVVCVDDAGRYAVSLCGGHGGGANALARRVAGALGAEPVITTASDALGLPALDSFGEHLGFRVEEGSDLAAVGAALVGGRTVRLVSDVRWPLGPLPENVVCSEEMEPPLIFISDRLSEVPRPAAVYRPPSLVAGVGCSRGAGAGEILELLRAALRDGGLSEASLCSMASVEAKRGEEGLLGAAEELGVPVRFFPAGELVRQPAPNPSRAVERAVGTPSVAEAAVLACGAALLVEKRRSKNATVAVGRLPVRGRLYIVGLGPGEEALVPPLAREALSRAGLVVGLKSYVERIRHLLRPGTRILTPPLGEEAERARIALEEARAGGSAALVSGGDAGIYGMASPALELAGEEVEVEVVPGITAAQAAAALLGAPLGHDHCAISLSDLLTPWEVIERRLRAAAEGDFVVSLYNPRSRGRTWQLEKARRILLERRSPGTPVGVVRNAFRPGQEVVLTDLGSLRPEEADMNTILIVGSSRTRLQAGRMVTPRGYAG; encoded by the coding sequence GTGATCGGGCTCGTCGCGGCCACGGAGAACGGGCGGCGGCGGGCCCGGCGCCTGTCCCGCCTCTGGCCCGGGGCTCGCCTCTACGAGGGGGGACCGCGGGAGGCCGTCCGGCGGGCGTGGGGCGAGTGCGAGGGGCTCGTGCTCTTCATGGCCTCGGGGGCCGCGGTGCGCCTCGTCGCGCCGCTCCTCGGGGACAAGCGGCGTGATCCCGGGGTGGTCTGCGTGGACGACGCCGGGCGGTACGCCGTCTCCCTCTGCGGCGGCCACGGGGGAGGGGCGAACGCGCTCGCCCGCAGGGTTGCCGGAGCGCTGGGGGCGGAGCCCGTGATCACGACGGCGAGCGACGCCCTCGGGCTGCCCGCGCTCGACTCCTTCGGGGAGCATCTGGGCTTCAGGGTGGAGGAGGGCTCCGACCTCGCCGCGGTGGGGGCCGCGCTCGTCGGCGGTCGGACGGTGCGCCTCGTCTCCGACGTGCGCTGGCCGCTGGGGCCGCTCCCGGAGAACGTGGTGTGCTCGGAGGAGATGGAGCCGCCCCTGATCTTCATCTCCGACCGTCTCTCGGAGGTGCCCCGTCCCGCCGCGGTCTATCGCCCGCCCTCGCTAGTTGCCGGGGTGGGTTGCAGCCGCGGAGCGGGGGCCGGGGAGATCCTGGAGCTCCTCCGGGCGGCCCTCCGCGACGGCGGGCTCTCGGAGGCGAGTTTGTGTTCTATGGCCAGTGTGGAGGCCAAGCGCGGGGAGGAGGGGCTGCTCGGCGCGGCGGAGGAGCTGGGGGTGCCGGTGCGCTTCTTCCCGGCCGGAGAGCTCGTCCGCCAGCCCGCCCCGAACCCTTCGCGCGCGGTCGAGCGGGCCGTCGGCACCCCGAGTGTGGCGGAGGCGGCGGTGCTCGCCTGCGGGGCTGCGCTCCTCGTGGAGAAGCGCCGTTCAAAGAACGCAACCGTCGCGGTGGGGCGGCTCCCGGTGCGCGGCAGGCTGTACATCGTCGGCCTTGGGCCGGGGGAGGAGGCGCTGGTCCCGCCGCTCGCCCGGGAGGCGCTCTCCCGCGCCGGGCTGGTCGTCGGCCTGAAGAGCTACGTGGAGCGTATCCGGCACCTGCTGCGGCCGGGGACCCGGATCCTCACCCCGCCCCTCGGCGAGGAGGCAGAACGCGCCCGGATCGCGCTCGAGGAGGCCCGGGCGGGGGGGAGCGCCGCGCTGGTGAGCGGGGGGGACGCCGGGATATACGGCATGGCCTCCCCGGCGCTGGAGCTCGCCGGGGAGGAGGTCGAGGTCGAGGTCGTCCCCGGGATAACCGCCGCCCAGGCGGCCGCGGCCCTGCTCGGGGCCCCGCTCGGCCATGACCACTGCGCGATAAGCCTCTCCGATCTGCTCACCCCCTGGGAGGTCATCGAGCGGCGGCTGCGGGCGGCGGCCGAGGGGGATTTCGTGGTCTCGCTGTACAATCCCCGCTCCAGGGGCCGCACCTGGCAGCTGGAGAAGGCCCGGCGCATCCTGCTGGAGCGCCGCTCCCCCGGGACGCCGGTGGGCGTGGTCCGCAACGCCTTCCGTCCCGGGCAGGAGGTTGTCCTCACCGACCTCGGCTCCCTCCGCCCCGAGGAGGCGGACATGAACACGATCCTCATCGTGGGCAGCTCCCGCACCCGGCTCCAGGCCGGGCGGATGGTCACCCCCAGGGGGTACGCCGGATGA
- the cbiE gene encoding precorrin-6y C5,15-methyltransferase (decarboxylating) subunit CbiE: protein MSGISIIGLDGRPLSPEAERLLADAALVAGGRRHLRALGVEGERAVALEGDLSAALERIAREDGPVAVLASGDPGFFGIVRLLAERFGRGRLRVLPGTSSVALAFARASLPWDDALVVSAHGRDPRRAVNACRAHPKVAVLTSPGFGPAELARELAGWGKTLFVAERLGEPDERCFSGSAGEVAAGEWREPNVVLAVDEERAVGPRGWASCGLGSPGRWALPEGEFEHRSGMITKPEVRALVLARLGPGLGDLVWDVGAGSGSVAVECARLGAAAVAVERDPESCRRIRRNAARHGVRLWVVEGEAPEALRGLPEPDAVFVGGSGGGLGEILRLCAARARRCVVASLVGLERVVPAEETLEGCGLRTETAMLQASRVKGVGGLHRLAPESPVFVVVGVRR from the coding sequence ATGAGCGGGATCTCGATCATAGGGCTCGACGGGAGGCCGCTCTCCCCGGAGGCCGAGCGGCTCCTGGCGGACGCCGCGCTCGTTGCCGGCGGGAGGCGGCACCTGCGGGCGCTAGGAGTGGAGGGCGAACGCGCGGTCGCGCTGGAGGGCGACCTCTCCGCGGCGCTCGAGCGAATAGCCCGTGAGGACGGTCCGGTGGCGGTGCTCGCCTCCGGGGACCCGGGCTTCTTCGGGATCGTGAGGCTCCTCGCGGAGCGCTTCGGGCGGGGGAGACTGCGGGTGTTGCCCGGAACCTCCTCGGTGGCGCTCGCCTTCGCCCGGGCCTCCCTCCCCTGGGACGACGCCCTGGTGGTCAGCGCCCACGGCCGCGATCCCCGCCGGGCGGTGAACGCCTGCCGGGCCCACCCCAAGGTTGCGGTCCTGACCTCCCCGGGCTTCGGCCCGGCGGAGCTGGCCCGGGAGCTTGCGGGGTGGGGGAAGACCCTCTTCGTCGCCGAGCGGCTCGGAGAGCCGGACGAGCGCTGCTTTTCCGGGAGCGCCGGGGAGGTCGCTGCGGGGGAATGGAGGGAGCCCAACGTGGTGCTCGCGGTGGACGAGGAGCGCGCCGTGGGACCCAGGGGCTGGGCCTCCTGCGGGCTCGGGAGCCCAGGCCGGTGGGCGCTCCCTGAGGGGGAGTTCGAACACCGCTCGGGCATGATCACCAAGCCCGAAGTCCGGGCCCTGGTTCTCGCCCGCCTCGGCCCCGGTCTGGGGGACCTGGTGTGGGACGTGGGGGCGGGGAGCGGCTCGGTCGCTGTCGAGTGCGCCCGGCTCGGGGCCGCGGCGGTGGCCGTGGAGCGCGACCCGGAGAGCTGTCGGCGCATCCGGCGCAACGCCGCCCGCCACGGAGTCCGCCTCTGGGTGGTGGAGGGAGAGGCCCCGGAGGCTCTGCGTGGCCTCCCCGAGCCGGACGCGGTCTTCGTGGGCGGTTCGGGAGGGGGGCTTGGGGAGATCCTGCGCCTGTGCGCCGCCCGGGCCCGCCGCTGCGTGGTGGCGAGCCTCGTGGGGCTGGAGCGGGTGGTCCCGGCTGAGGAGACCCTGGAGGGCTGCGGCCTCCGGACGGAGACGGCGATGCTGCAGGCCTCGCGGGTGAAGGGGGTCGGGGGGCTGCACCGGCTTGCGCCTGAGAGCCCGGTCTTCGTGGTCGTGGGGGTGAGGCGGTGA
- a CDS encoding precorrin-8X methylmutase: MRRIHPIEAESYRILRSLVDLSHLGPLSRAVAERVIHASADPEYARTLILDEAALEGGLRALRRGAPLVADVGMVAAGVTAREALCFVADPRAARLAAELGITRSAAGIRLAAREVGEGAVWMVGGAPTALSELLRLRVEPALVVGLPVGFVGAAEVKARLAESGLPAVTNRGPKGGSAVAAAAVNALIYYGEDGDET, encoded by the coding sequence TTGAGGAGGATCCACCCCATAGAGGCCGAGAGCTACCGCATCCTGCGCTCCCTGGTGGATCTCTCCCATCTGGGCCCCCTCTCCCGGGCGGTGGCCGAGCGGGTCATCCACGCCTCCGCCGACCCGGAGTACGCCCGGACGCTGATCCTGGACGAGGCGGCGCTGGAGGGCGGGCTGCGGGCCCTCCGGCGGGGCGCCCCGCTGGTCGCCGACGTCGGGATGGTCGCGGCGGGCGTCACGGCGCGGGAGGCGCTCTGCTTCGTCGCCGACCCGCGGGCCGCGCGCCTCGCCGCAGAGCTCGGGATCACCCGCTCCGCCGCCGGTATCCGGCTCGCTGCGCGGGAGGTGGGGGAGGGGGCTGTCTGGATGGTGGGCGGCGCACCCACCGCCCTCTCGGAGCTCCTGCGCCTGCGGGTGGAGCCCGCGCTCGTGGTCGGGCTTCCGGTGGGGTTCGTGGGGGCGGCGGAGGTCAAGGCACGTCTGGCAGAGAGCGGGCTTCCCGCGGTGACCAACCGGGGTCCCAAGGGGGGATCCGCGGTCGCCGCTGCTGCAGTGAACGCCCTGATCTACTACGGGGAGGATGGAGATGAAACCTGA
- the cobT gene encoding nicotinate-nucleotide--dimethylbenzimidazole phosphoribosyltransferase, translated as MGTTTEEMSPEERLRGLARGVLPPDAAASETARRRHLRLTKPPGSLGGLEELGIRLAGMAGACPPPVPGRPAVLVAAGDHGVLGRGVSPWPQEVTAEMVRNFCRGGAAVNALAATVGARVLVLDVGVAAGTEPHPLLRKARVRPGTADLSRGAAMDRREAARAALAGAEAAEELVREGTDLLVTGDMGIGNTTPAACLVAAFTGRPAAEVTGRGTGIDDATLALKVRVVEEALALHGPNPEDPLGTLAAVGGLEHAALAGAILYCAARRVPVVLDGISSCAAALAAAALSPPSSGYMVAGHLSAEPGAAVALKALGLKPLLDLGMRLGEGTGGLLAVPLVRAAARVLSEMATFEEAGVSEG; from the coding sequence ATGGGCACCACCACTGAGGAGATGTCCCCGGAGGAGCGCCTGCGGGGGCTCGCGCGCGGCGTCCTCCCTCCCGACGCCGCCGCCTCGGAGACGGCCCGTAGGCGACACCTGCGCCTGACCAAGCCCCCGGGCTCCCTGGGGGGACTGGAGGAGCTCGGGATACGCCTCGCGGGGATGGCGGGAGCCTGCCCTCCGCCGGTTCCGGGGCGCCCGGCGGTCCTCGTCGCCGCCGGGGACCACGGGGTGCTCGGCCGGGGGGTCTCCCCCTGGCCGCAGGAGGTGACCGCCGAGATGGTCCGCAACTTCTGCCGCGGCGGGGCGGCGGTGAACGCCCTCGCCGCCACGGTGGGAGCAAGGGTGCTGGTGCTTGACGTTGGGGTCGCCGCCGGGACCGAGCCCCACCCGCTGCTTCGGAAGGCGAGGGTGCGCCCCGGCACCGCCGACCTCTCGCGCGGGGCGGCGATGGACCGGCGGGAGGCTGCCCGGGCGGCCCTGGCCGGGGCGGAGGCCGCGGAGGAGCTGGTGCGGGAGGGGACCGACCTTCTGGTGACGGGGGACATGGGTATCGGGAACACCACCCCCGCCGCCTGTCTCGTCGCCGCCTTCACCGGTCGCCCGGCCGCGGAGGTGACCGGCCGGGGCACCGGAATAGACGACGCGACGCTCGCCCTCAAGGTGCGGGTGGTGGAGGAGGCCCTGGCCCTCCACGGTCCGAACCCGGAGGATCCTCTGGGGACGCTCGCCGCCGTGGGCGGTCTGGAGCACGCGGCGCTCGCCGGGGCCATCCTGTACTGCGCCGCCCGCCGCGTCCCGGTGGTGCTGGACGGCATCTCCTCCTGCGCCGCCGCCCTCGCCGCGGCCGCTCTGTCCCCGCCCTCCTCCGGCTACATGGTCGCCGGACACCTCTCCGCCGAGCCGGGGGCCGCGGTCGCCCTGAAGGCGCTCGGACTGAAGCCCCTGCTCGACCTGGGGATGCGCCTGGGAGAGGGGACCGGAGGCCTCCTCGCGGTCCCGCTGGTGCGGGCCGCGGCCCGCGTCCTCTCGGAGATGGCCACCTTCGAGGAGGCCGGGGTGAGCGAGGGATGA